In a genomic window of Pontibacter liquoris:
- a CDS encoding YggS family pyridoxal phosphate-dependent enzyme — MAIADNILYFDEQLRNTPCRLVAVSKTHPVAAIQEAYDAGHRLFGENKVQELVEKYEQLPHDISWHLIGHLQTNKVKQIAGFINTIESVDSLRLLEEINRRAEMFGRTLPINCLLQIAIADEETKYGMTYEDAVALLQSEEYRAMKYIRIVGVMGIATNTDDEAKLRQEFRYLRYCFEQLRDTFFHANLDFCELSMGMTSDWKIALEEGSTLLRVGSGVFGARDYSK; from the coding sequence ATGGCCATAGCCGATAACATTTTATACTTCGACGAGCAACTGCGAAATACTCCCTGCCGCCTGGTTGCCGTTTCTAAAACCCATCCGGTAGCCGCTATTCAAGAGGCCTATGATGCCGGCCACCGCCTCTTCGGCGAAAACAAAGTGCAGGAACTGGTAGAGAAATATGAGCAGCTGCCACATGATATTTCCTGGCACCTGATCGGGCACCTGCAAACCAACAAAGTAAAGCAGATTGCCGGCTTCATCAATACCATTGAGTCGGTAGACAGCCTTAGGCTGCTGGAAGAGATAAACCGCCGTGCCGAAATGTTTGGCCGCACACTTCCAATCAATTGCCTGCTGCAGATTGCCATTGCCGACGAAGAAACCAAGTATGGCATGACGTATGAGGATGCCGTCGCCCTGCTGCAGTCGGAAGAATACCGTGCCATGAAGTATATCCGCATTGTGGGCGTAATGGGCATTGCCACCAATACCGACGACGAGGCCAAGCTGCGCCAGGAGTTCCGTTACCTCCGCTACTGTTTCGAGCAGCTCCGCGATACTTTTTTTCATGCCAATCTTGATTTTTGCGAGCTCTCCATGGGGATGACCTCCGACTGGAAAATTGCGCTGGAAGAAGGCAGCACACTACTTCGCGTAGGCAGCGGCGTGTTCGGCGCCCGGGACTATAGCAAGTAA
- a CDS encoding vWA domain-containing protein codes for MQGITDDLWDWLSLDWFRYSTLHSFDWVYPLVLYALPVVPLLFLLKNTVRRNTRNKLDMALFEGRNRWQWSSLLRFLPTLVFILFTMLVLVALARPQRVNEQVELSAEGIDIVLVLDVSGSMELQDFKPNRLEAAKEVATNFINGRVQDRIGVVVFAGDAYSLSPLTTDYELLRESIGNISLKMIPNDGTAIGSALAVAINRLRDSNAKSKVIILISDGENTAGSLDPAMASRLAFGYNIKLYTIGIGKDGQVAYDVDEAGKTLYVDTKLDESSLRQIADIGQGHYFRADNKSGLQEVFANINRLEKTEIRESRFRDTRDYYQVYLKWALLLLLGWMLLKNTFITSVLED; via the coding sequence ATGCAAGGTATAACCGATGATCTCTGGGATTGGCTGAGCTTGGACTGGTTCCGCTACAGCACCCTTCACTCCTTCGACTGGGTTTACCCGCTGGTGCTGTATGCATTGCCGGTGGTGCCGCTGCTGTTCTTGCTCAAGAATACCGTGCGCCGCAACACGCGCAACAAACTGGACATGGCCCTTTTTGAAGGCAGAAATCGCTGGCAGTGGAGCAGCCTGCTGCGCTTCCTTCCTACTTTGGTTTTTATCCTTTTTACGATGCTGGTGCTGGTGGCACTGGCCCGCCCACAGCGTGTAAACGAGCAGGTGGAGCTCTCGGCCGAAGGCATTGACATTGTGCTGGTGCTGGATGTATCGGGTTCGATGGAACTGCAGGATTTTAAACCTAACCGCCTCGAGGCAGCCAAGGAAGTAGCCACCAACTTTATAAACGGGCGGGTGCAGGACCGTATAGGCGTGGTGGTTTTTGCCGGCGATGCCTATTCGCTCTCTCCGCTTACCACCGACTATGAACTGCTGCGGGAAAGTATCGGCAACATTTCCCTGAAGATGATTCCCAACGACGGTACGGCGATCGGTAGCGCCCTGGCGGTAGCCATCAACCGCTTACGCGACTCTAACGCCAAAAGCAAGGTTATTATCCTCATCAGCGACGGCGAAAACACGGCCGGCAGCCTGGATCCTGCCATGGCCTCGAGACTGGCCTTTGGCTACAACATAAAACTTTATACCATCGGAATTGGTAAAGATGGGCAGGTAGCCTACGATGTGGACGAAGCTGGTAAAACACTCTACGTGGATACCAAGCTGGACGAATCGAGCCTGCGCCAGATTGCTGACATCGGCCAGGGCCACTATTTCAGAGCCGATAACAAGTCGGGCCTGCAGGAGGTGTTCGCCAACATCAACCGGCTGGAAAAAACGGAAATCCGAGAAAGTCGCTTCCGCGATACCCGTGATTATTACCAGGTATACCTCAAGTGGGCGCTGCTGCTGCTGCTGGGCTGGATGCTGCTCAAAAACACTTTCATTACCAGCGTGCTGGAAGACTGA